A single genomic interval of Terriglobus albidus harbors:
- the mscL gene encoding large conductance mechanosensitive channel protein MscL has translation MLKGFRDFILRGNVVDLAVAVIIGAAFGAITTSLVGDVVTPLIAATVGKPNFGYLELHVGSGVVKYGNFFNAVITFLLNAAVVYFFMVLPMQYILKRFIPPAPADTRACPECKSDIPKDATRCKFCTQPVPAA, from the coding sequence ATGCTGAAAGGCTTTCGCGACTTTATTCTTCGTGGCAACGTCGTTGACCTTGCTGTCGCCGTCATCATCGGTGCGGCATTTGGCGCAATCACCACTTCCCTGGTCGGTGACGTCGTTACCCCGCTGATCGCCGCTACTGTGGGCAAACCGAACTTCGGCTACCTGGAGCTACACGTCGGCAGCGGCGTTGTTAAATACGGCAACTTTTTTAACGCCGTTATCACCTTCCTTCTGAACGCCGCAGTCGTTTACTTTTTCATGGTGCTGCCCATGCAGTACATCCTCAAGCGCTTCATCCCTCCAGCGCCAGCCGATACCCGTGCATGCCCGGAGTGCAAGAGCGACATTCCCAAGGACGCCACACGCTGCAAGTTCTGCACACAACCGGTACCC
- a CDS encoding permease, with translation MAVPALLDLRQKSLLRGGLLVFGSFGAGIWLSDFPNNRATLWLILPTLLSFLGTIECIRCMRRKWSWYHGGVLLLIYADLMVITLLLFFLLYPYAHWLTNAR, from the coding sequence ATGGCAGTACCGGCCTTGCTTGACCTTCGTCAGAAATCGCTGTTGCGTGGGGGTCTGCTGGTTTTTGGCTCGTTTGGCGCAGGCATCTGGCTCTCTGACTTTCCCAATAACCGCGCAACGCTGTGGCTCATCCTGCCGACGCTCCTCTCCTTCCTCGGAACCATCGAGTGCATTCGCTGTATGCGCCGCAAATGGTCCTGGTATCACGGCGGGGTACTTCTGTTGATATACGCCGATCTGATGGTTATCACCCTGTTGCTCTTCTTTCTTCTGTATCCTTATGCCCATTGGCTTACTAACGCGCGCTGA
- a CDS encoding permease codes for MRSLPYRPFSYTQGEATLFALFQPRLKSLLRGSLLSLLSFAAGFLLSGFPNSHPSPWIVLPLLTACWGTCETLRCMKRRWDWYHGGVLLLVYTDLMVLMMLLLFLLYPYAHWLTRAA; via the coding sequence ATGCGGAGTCTGCCGTACCGGCCGTTTAGCTATACCCAGGGTGAAGCTACCCTCTTTGCCCTGTTTCAACCACGCTTGAAATCCCTGCTGCGAGGCTCGCTGCTTTCACTGCTGAGCTTTGCCGCAGGGTTTCTTCTTTCCGGCTTTCCGAACAGTCATCCTTCGCCTTGGATCGTCCTGCCACTGCTCACCGCATGCTGGGGCACGTGCGAAACACTCCGCTGCATGAAGCGGCGATGGGACTGGTATCACGGAGGCGTCCTTCTGCTCGTCTACACCGATCTGATGGTGCTGATGATGTTGCTGCTCTTTCTGCTGTACCCCTACGCTCACTGGTTGACGCGAGCAGCCTGA
- the mtnA gene encoding S-methyl-5-thioribose-1-phosphate isomerase, whose amino-acid sequence MIPTLEWTPEGVRFIDQTKLPLDEIYVTATSYQDVATIIRDMIVRGAPAIGVSAAMGIALGVDRSSATTLSQLTAEVEEMSKVLAATRPTAVNLFWAIDRMNEKYKELLTTPGVTIPEIKAALITEAQAMYDADIEACKQMGAHGATLLPEEGTVLTHCNAGALATCGYGTALGVIRAAVERGHKIDVLADETRPYLQGARLTAWELMQDNIPTTVLCDNMAGTLMRQGRIQAVIVGADRIAANGDVANKVGTYSVAVLAKEHGIPFYVAAPWSTIDLATAHGDQIPIEQRSPVEVTHSNGKQMTPHGVGIENPAFDVTPAKYVTAIITERGVLQAPYKVSMKEMLDAESAVPAV is encoded by the coding sequence ATGATTCCTACCCTTGAATGGACACCCGAAGGCGTCCGCTTTATCGATCAGACGAAGCTGCCGCTCGATGAGATCTACGTCACCGCGACCAGCTACCAGGACGTTGCCACCATCATCCGTGACATGATCGTGCGCGGCGCTCCGGCCATCGGCGTCTCCGCCGCCATGGGCATTGCCCTCGGTGTCGACCGCAGCTCCGCCACTACGCTCAGCCAGCTCACCGCTGAAGTCGAAGAGATGAGCAAGGTGCTCGCCGCTACTCGTCCCACTGCGGTCAATCTCTTCTGGGCTATCGATCGCATGAACGAGAAGTACAAGGAACTGCTTACGACGCCCGGCGTCACCATTCCCGAGATCAAGGCTGCCCTCATCACCGAAGCACAGGCTATGTATGACGCCGACATCGAAGCCTGCAAGCAGATGGGTGCCCACGGCGCTACGCTGCTTCCAGAGGAGGGCACCGTCCTGACGCACTGCAACGCCGGCGCTCTGGCCACCTGCGGCTACGGCACTGCTCTGGGAGTCATTCGCGCTGCCGTGGAGCGCGGCCATAAGATCGACGTCCTGGCTGACGAGACCCGCCCTTATCTTCAGGGCGCACGTCTCACCGCCTGGGAGCTGATGCAGGACAACATCCCCACGACCGTCCTGTGTGACAACATGGCCGGCACCCTGATGCGCCAGGGCCGTATTCAGGCTGTGATCGTGGGCGCGGACCGCATCGCCGCCAACGGTGACGTCGCCAACAAGGTCGGCACCTACTCCGTCGCGGTTCTGGCCAAGGAACACGGTATCCCGTTCTATGTGGCGGCCCCCTGGTCGACCATCGATCTGGCAACGGCTCACGGCGACCAGATTCCCATCGAGCAGCGTTCCCCAGTCGAGGTGACGCACTCGAACGGCAAGCAGATGACCCCGCACGGCGTGGGCATCGAGAACCCCGCCTTCGACGTCACCCCCGCGAAGTATGTGACGGCGATCATAACGGAGCGCGGCGTCCTTCAGGCACCCTACAAGGTGTCCATGAAGGAGATGCTTGATGCGGAGTCTGCCGTACCGGCCGTTTAG
- the pyrE gene encoding orotate phosphoribosyltransferase, with translation MNDREALLNLIATLSFRLGDFTLSSGAKSDYYIDCRITTLHAEGGRLTGLVLYDLIRQHFPQAEAVGGLTMGADPVVSNTASASAWYAKDHPGTPLLNGFLVRKQPKGHGAGRQVEGFLKSGAKVVVVDDVCTTGGSTITAIEAVKAAGMDIIGILCLVDREQGGRANIEAAAEGAPFISAFTANDVRAAHIALPIQKQ, from the coding sequence ATGAACGACCGCGAAGCCCTTCTGAACCTCATCGCCACCCTCTCCTTCCGCCTGGGCGATTTCACGCTCTCCTCCGGCGCCAAGTCCGACTACTACATCGACTGCCGCATCACCACACTGCATGCCGAGGGCGGCCGTTTGACCGGCCTGGTGCTCTACGATCTGATCCGGCAGCACTTCCCCCAGGCTGAAGCTGTCGGCGGCCTGACCATGGGTGCGGACCCTGTCGTCTCCAACACCGCCAGCGCCTCGGCCTGGTACGCCAAGGATCACCCGGGAACCCCGCTGCTCAACGGTTTCCTCGTCCGCAAACAGCCCAAGGGACACGGCGCTGGACGCCAGGTCGAAGGCTTCCTGAAGTCTGGAGCGAAGGTTGTGGTCGTGGATGACGTCTGCACTACTGGCGGCAGTACCATCACGGCCATCGAAGCCGTAAAGGCAGCAGGGATGGATATCATCGGCATTCTCTGCCTTGTCGACCGCGAGCAGGGCGGCCGAGCCAATATCGAGGCTGCGGCAGAGGGCGCGCCGTTTATCAGCGCCTTCACCGCAAATGATGTAAGGGCTGCGCATATCGCGCTCCCAATTCAAAAGCAATAG
- a CDS encoding CPBP family intramembrane glutamic endopeptidase → MNDIDKDRAEENFRRLEEALQERLPVVRQPHLGYGVAFAASAFLLLIVATLVLSAVLGSHDGKLQKDSLEKIASLPRMSVYAMGVGYLGTLVWSFFLYPHFWKRPYFDVLQWNFAAVRRYWLLLLTGGVGLSIAAGIAERFVSVPDTAPMNAFFKDRADLWLITIFGSTVAPFFEEMMFRGYFLPGVAIAFDWLRLEHSDAARAHWESSSTVSLQAVVFSGIFTSIGFAALHASQLANTWGAVFLLFCVSCVLTSVRVRLNSLAASTLLHASYNATLFMVTFIATGGYQHLEKLQR, encoded by the coding sequence GTGAACGATATCGACAAGGACCGGGCGGAAGAGAACTTCCGGCGCCTGGAAGAAGCTCTCCAAGAGCGGCTTCCGGTGGTCCGCCAGCCGCATCTCGGCTATGGCGTTGCTTTTGCAGCTTCCGCCTTCCTCCTACTGATAGTCGCGACCCTCGTCCTGTCAGCTGTCCTTGGAAGCCACGACGGCAAGCTACAGAAGGATAGCCTTGAGAAAATCGCGAGTCTGCCTCGCATGTCCGTCTATGCCATGGGGGTCGGCTATCTAGGCACCTTAGTGTGGAGTTTCTTTCTTTACCCCCACTTCTGGAAGCGGCCCTACTTCGATGTGCTGCAGTGGAACTTCGCGGCAGTACGCCGTTACTGGCTTCTCTTGCTCACGGGCGGAGTAGGCCTATCCATCGCAGCCGGAATTGCTGAGCGCTTCGTCTCTGTACCGGACACTGCGCCGATGAATGCCTTCTTCAAAGATCGTGCCGATCTATGGCTGATTACGATCTTCGGCTCCACTGTCGCACCGTTCTTTGAAGAGATGATGTTTCGCGGCTATTTCCTGCCTGGCGTAGCCATCGCCTTCGACTGGCTGCGGCTTGAACACTCGGACGCCGCCCGCGCTCACTGGGAATCGAGCAGCACGGTCAGTCTGCAGGCGGTGGTCTTTTCGGGCATCTTTACCAGCATCGGATTTGCTGCTCTGCATGCCTCTCAGTTGGCTAACACCTGGGGTGCGGTGTTTCTTCTCTTCTGCGTTAGTTGCGTTCTCACCAGTGTCCGCGTGCGGTTGAACTCTCTGGCTGCCTCTACGCTTCTACACGCTTCGTACAACGCCACGCTCTTCATGGTGACATTCATTGCTACCGGCGGTTACCAGCATCTGGAGAAGCTACAGCGCTAG
- the uvrA gene encoding excinuclease ABC subunit UvrA, with translation MSITHITVRGARQHNLKNISVSIPRNTLTVVTGLSGSGKSSLAFDTIYAEGQRRYVETLSAYARQFLDQMERPDVDAIEGLSPAISIEQKTTSRSPRSTVGTITEIYDYLRLLYASVGQPHCPQCGRPISRQSADQIVERIVALSPGERITVFAPIVRGRKGEFREELEALDQQGFRARIDGEITEITEGMRLEKRKNHTVEAIVDRVILKLGPDGKPDTRRLEASVAKALQMANGLVLIGIAGMDETLYSSSMACPECGINVPKLEPRSFSFNSTYGACPECHGLGSIYDFDPAKTITDWSKPLLDGAMGPGSASQYLLKLIKLAAEKYKIDLKKPFESLPDAHQKLLLYGPPKGETGRTGFHGILAYLRDSLEETKSEGYREYMMQYMSASMCPVCKGARLRPESLAVRVDGRSIAEFTSLSLDGALDTARNFNFTGRERIIADRLQREVIERLEFLNAVGLSYLSLDRSAATLSGGEGQRIRLATQIGSRLRGVLYVLDEPSIGLHQRDNQRLISALESLRDIGNTVLVVEHDEDTIRKADYVIDIGPGAGKNGGHLLLQGTPQQMMEDPHSLTGLYLSNQIAISARTEPRPLTGKWVAVEGARGHNLKDVTVKVPVGIMTVVTGVSGSGKSTLINDTLYRALAQKLYGSREEPEPYKSIKGFDEFDKVIQIDQSPIGRSPRSNPATYTGVFTAIRDLFAMLPESRERGYKPGRFSFNVQGGRCEACQGDGQRRIEMNFLPDVYVQCEVCNGRRYNQETLAVKFKGYSIADILDLAIEDALPILEDIPNVKTKLQTLVDVGLGYIHLGQSATTLSGGEAQRMKLARELSKRQTGRTMYMLDEPTTGLHFDDVRKLLEVLHRLADLGNTVLIIEHNLDVIRNADWIIDMGPEGGTGGGTVVAAGTPSDVAKVKASHTAGFLMRYFAPAAKPGKKARK, from the coding sequence GACGTAGACGCCATCGAGGGGCTGTCCCCCGCCATCTCCATCGAGCAGAAGACCACCTCCCGCTCGCCCCGCTCCACCGTCGGCACCATCACCGAGATCTACGACTACCTGCGCCTGCTTTACGCCTCGGTCGGCCAGCCCCACTGCCCCCAGTGCGGCCGCCCAATCAGCCGGCAGTCCGCCGACCAGATCGTCGAGCGCATCGTCGCTCTTTCGCCGGGAGAGCGCATTACCGTCTTTGCCCCCATCGTCCGCGGCCGTAAAGGAGAATTTCGCGAAGAGCTGGAGGCGTTGGACCAGCAAGGCTTCCGCGCCCGCATCGACGGCGAGATCACTGAAATTACCGAGGGCATGCGCCTGGAAAAGCGCAAAAACCACACGGTGGAAGCCATCGTCGACCGCGTCATCCTGAAGCTGGGACCGGACGGCAAACCCGACACCCGGCGCCTGGAAGCCTCCGTGGCAAAAGCCCTGCAGATGGCTAACGGACTTGTTTTGATCGGGATAGCGGGTATGGACGAGACCCTATACTCCTCTTCCATGGCCTGCCCGGAGTGCGGCATCAACGTCCCGAAGCTCGAACCTCGCAGCTTCAGCTTCAACTCCACCTACGGCGCCTGCCCCGAATGCCATGGTTTGGGATCCATCTACGATTTCGACCCGGCTAAAACCATCACTGACTGGTCCAAACCGCTGCTCGATGGCGCCATGGGGCCGGGATCGGCCTCGCAGTACCTGCTGAAGCTGATCAAGTTGGCTGCCGAGAAATACAAGATCGATCTGAAGAAGCCCTTCGAATCGCTGCCAGACGCCCATCAGAAGCTGCTTCTCTACGGCCCGCCGAAGGGCGAGACCGGGCGCACCGGCTTCCACGGCATTCTGGCCTACCTGCGTGACTCGCTGGAAGAGACCAAGTCCGAGGGCTATCGCGAGTACATGATGCAGTACATGTCGGCGAGCATGTGCCCCGTCTGCAAGGGCGCCCGCCTGCGGCCGGAGTCGCTCGCTGTGCGAGTCGATGGCCGATCCATCGCCGAGTTCACTTCACTCTCACTCGATGGGGCACTCGATACAGCGCGTAACTTCAACTTCACCGGCCGCGAACGCATCATCGCCGACCGCCTGCAGCGCGAGGTCATTGAGCGGCTGGAGTTCCTGAATGCCGTCGGCCTCAGTTATCTGTCACTGGATCGTTCTGCTGCAACTCTGTCTGGCGGCGAGGGCCAGCGCATTCGCCTGGCGACCCAGATCGGCTCGCGCCTGCGGGGTGTGCTTTACGTGCTGGACGAGCCGTCCATCGGCCTGCACCAGCGCGACAATCAGCGCCTGATCTCCGCACTTGAAAGCCTGCGGGATATCGGCAATACCGTCCTGGTCGTCGAGCACGACGAAGACACCATCCGCAAGGCGGACTACGTCATCGACATCGGTCCGGGAGCTGGCAAGAACGGCGGACACCTCTTACTGCAGGGCACGCCGCAGCAAATGATGGAAGACCCGCATTCGCTGACCGGTCTCTATCTGTCGAACCAGATCGCCATCTCCGCCCGCACGGAGCCACGCCCCCTGACCGGCAAGTGGGTCGCAGTGGAGGGCGCCCGGGGCCACAACCTGAAAGATGTCACCGTGAAGGTCCCGGTCGGCATTATGACGGTGGTGACCGGCGTCTCGGGTTCGGGCAAGTCGACCCTGATCAATGACACGCTCTACCGCGCCCTGGCGCAGAAGCTTTATGGCAGCCGCGAAGAGCCTGAGCCATACAAGTCGATCAAGGGTTTCGACGAGTTCGATAAGGTCATCCAGATCGACCAGTCCCCTATCGGGCGATCTCCACGGTCCAATCCGGCGACGTACACTGGCGTCTTTACCGCCATCCGCGATCTCTTCGCTATGCTGCCGGAGTCACGCGAGCGCGGCTACAAGCCCGGCCGTTTCAGCTTCAATGTGCAAGGCGGCCGGTGCGAGGCGTGCCAGGGCGACGGCCAGCGGCGCATCGAGATGAACTTCCTGCCCGACGTCTATGTACAGTGCGAGGTCTGCAACGGCCGCCGCTACAACCAGGAGACGTTGGCGGTGAAGTTCAAGGGCTACTCCATCGCCGACATCCTTGACCTGGCGATTGAAGATGCGCTGCCCATCCTGGAAGACATTCCCAACGTCAAAACCAAGCTGCAGACGCTGGTTGACGTCGGCCTTGGCTACATTCATCTGGGCCAGTCCGCCACGACGCTTTCGGGCGGCGAGGCGCAACGTATGAAGCTGGCCCGCGAACTGTCAAAACGGCAAACCGGACGTACGATGTATATGCTCGATGAGCCGACGACAGGACTACACTTCGACGATGTGCGCAAGCTGCTGGAGGTGCTGCACCGGCTTGCTGACCTTGGCAATACAGTCCTGATCATCGAGCACAATCTCGATGTCATCCGCAACGCGGACTGGATCATCGATATGGGACCTGAAGGCGGTACGGGCGGCGGCACCGTGGTAGCTGCCGGTACACCGTCTGACGTCGCGAAGGTGAAGGCATCACATACCGCGGGATTCCTCATGCGCTACTTCGCACCGGCGGCAAAACCCGGAAAGAAGGCCAGGAAGTGA